A region of Cryptococcus decagattii chromosome 3, complete sequence DNA encodes the following proteins:
- a CDS encoding UV excision repair protein Rad23, with protein MVKITFKTVQNKLFTVDAQGSNTVADLKKKIQETQTFPVENQKLIYSGKILNDASSVESLKIKEKDFLVVMVSRPKGTPAATPAAPATPAASSTPAPAPAPAPAPALAASEQASVANPAVPAPSAPAAESAPGPAVAAEPAQSSAVESGLGGSFVTGPALQAAIDGMVEMGFERDQVIRALRASFNNPDRAVEYLMSGNIPSVEGAAPAAPAPAPAAPSAPSAAATPAQPAAPSESAAQPAASAPPASTGGSADNLFAAAEAAMNRDRGVPAAAGAPGLPGAGAGMPGGMGGGDQLSAIRQMVQQNPAMIQPLLQQIAAEHPELAQLIAQNPEALYELLGGGGGEGDDDDEFGEGPVMRVNLTQEEAAAVERLEALGFDRQTVLQAYMLCDKNEELAANFLFENMEEDQ; from the exons ATGGTCAAGATAACTTTCAAGACTGTCCAGAACAAG TTGTTCACTGTCGACGCCCAAGGTTCGAATACC GTTGCCgatttgaagaagaagatccaaGAGACCCAGACTTTCCCCGTTGAGAACCAGAAGCTCATCTACTCTG GAAAGATCCTTAACGATGCGTCTTCCGTTGAGTCGCTCAagatcaaggagaaggactttTTGGTGGTGATGGTCTCTAGG CCCAAGGGTACTCCTGCGGCCACTCCTGCTGCTCCTGCGACTCCCGCTGCTTCCTCCACCCCTGCCCCTGCCCCTGCCCCTGCCCCTGCCCCCGCTCTCGCTGCTTCTGAACAAGCATCTGTTGCTAATCCTGCTGTTCCCGCCCCCTCTGCTCCTGCTGCCGAATCAGCTCCTGGTCCTGCTGTTGCCGCTGAGCCTGCTCAGTCATCTGCTGTCGAGTCTGGATTAGGTGGCTCTTTTG TCACTGGGCCTGCCTTGCAAGCTGCCATTGATGGTATGGTTGAGATGGGCTTTGAGCGTGATCAGGTTATTCGGGCTTTGAGAGCAAGCTTTAACAACCCTGATCGGGCTGTAGAGTACCTCATGAGC GGCAACATTCCTTCTGTTGAGGGTGCCGCTCCTGCTGCCCCCGCTCCTGCCCCTGCAGCTCCCTCAGCTCCCTCTGCAGCCGCTACCCCTGCCCAACCAGCCGCTCCTTCCGAATCAGCTGCTCAGCCCGCCGCTAGCGCTCCTCCCGCCTCCACTGGCGGAAGTGCTGACAACCTCTTTGCGGCCGCTGAGGCTGCCATGAACCGTGATCGAGGAGTCcccgctgctgctggtgccCCTGGTCTTCCTGGAGCTGGTGCCGGTATGCCCGGTGGTATGGGCGGTGGCGATCAGCTTAGCGCAATCCGTCAGATGGTCCAACAAAACCCTGCCATGATCCAGCCCCTTCTTCAGCAAATCGCCGCTGAACATCCAGAACTTGCTCAACTCATCGCCCAAAACCCTGAAGCCTTGTACGAGCTTCtcggtggtggtggtggtgaaggtgatgatgacgatgagtTTGGAGAAGGGCCGGTAATGAGGGTGAACTTGACACAAGAAgaggctgctgctgttgagAGA CTCGAAGCACTTGGGTTCGACCGTCAAACAGTTCTTCAAGCGTACATGCTTTGCGACAAGAATGAGGAATTGGCTGCCAACTTTTTGTTTGAGAACATGGAGGAGGACCAATAA
- a CDS encoding ATP-dependent RNA helicase DBP4, whose translation MAPGEKSQGSSKPQTKQKGTKGKNAQPRLKSNQVKRLKINEELKDLQNSVDNFVPPSEITLFSELPMSSKTQKGLKSSHFLNPTPIQSLAIPPALQARDILGSAKTGSGKTLAFLIPLLERLYLEKWGPMDGLGAVVISPTRELAVQTFMQLRDIGKYHNFSAGLVIGGKPLKEEQERLGRMNILIATPGRLLQHLDSTVGFDASAVKVLVLDEADRLLDLGFLPALKAIVSHFSPVQIAPGSRPSRQTMLFSATQSKDLAALAKLSLHEPLYISCNKPGEEGVMPANLEQYYAVVPLERKLDALWGFVKSHLKMKGIVFVTSGKQVRFIFETFRRLHPGLPLMHLHGKQKQPTRLDIFQRFSSSKSALLICTDVAARGLDFPAVDWVIQLDCPDDVDTYIHRVGRTARYQSAGTALTILCPSEEEGMKARWGEKVIEVKRIKIKESKMGNLKQSMQNFAFKEPEIKYLGQRAFISYMKSIHIQKDKSIFKIDELPTEAFAESMGLLGAPQIKLGNQKATKVRGPSKEELAREAEKEEEDDEEADEEEEEGRAVVGSDEESEEDESEDTGSEMEEEEVDREEESGEGSGSNEESEREEDISKTKAPAVRTKFDRMFERKNQSILTPHYTALITHDADNAAGAGKADDDDDVFTLARRDHNLSDDEEADIDATIGAEALAAELKKPLITSEDLSKRKIKAAASKKGLLKNRPGPEKVLFDEETGEAREFYKSGVDVEKEMSAADKRREYLEKEREIMKIQDKIDKEVAREKKKELKRKRKERERELRQMEMGDEPVAYLGGDDDYDSADEGRSLSPSPAPSSEPERHTKKQRRGKVQEYEDGDLEDEEALALRLLQGS comes from the exons ATGGCACCTGGAGAAAAGAGCCAGGGATCTTCCAAACCTCAAACCAAACAAAAGGGCACAAAGGGCAAAAATGCTCAACCTAGACTTAAGTCAAATCAGGTCAAGAGGTTAAAGATTAATGAGGAGCTCAAGGATTTGCAGAACAGTGTGGATAATTTT GTGCCTCCATCAGAGATAACATTGTTCTCAGAGCTTCCCATGTCTTCAAAGACACAAAAAG GCTTGAAGAGTAGCCACTTCCTTAATCCTACACCTATCCAATCACTCGCCATCCCTCCTGCCCTCCAAGCGCGTGACATTCTTGGTTCAGCCAAGACTGGTTCCGGTAAAACCCTCGCATTCCTAATTCCCCTGCTCGAACGTCTTTACTTGGAAAAATGGGGGCCTATGGACGGTCTCGGAGCGGTAGTTATTTCGCCTACAAGGGAACTGGCTGTTCAGACGTTTATGCAGCTGAGGGATATTGGAAAGTACCACAACTTTTCTGCGGGGTTGGTCATCGGTGGTAAGCCCttgaaggaggagcaggaaAGATTAGGGAGGATGAACATTTTAATCGCAACGCCTGGAAGGTTGCTGCAGCATTTGGATAGTACAGTCGGATTTGACGCATCAGCAGTCAAGGTCCTTG TCTTGGATGAAGCTGATCGACTTCTCGATCTTGGTTTCCTCCCCGCCCTCAAGGCGATCGTTTCCCATTTCTCCCCCGTCCAAATAGCTCCTGGTTCCCGTCCTTCTCGCCAAACCATGTTATTCTCCGCTACCCAATCCAAAGATCTCGCCGCCCTTGCCAAACTTTCATTGCACGAGCCTCTGTATATCAGCTGCAACAAAcctggagaagaaggtgtGATGCCCGCCAACTTGGAGCAATACTATGCTGTGGTACCGCTGGAGCGAAAGTTGGATGCTCTTTGGGGATTTGTGAAGAGTcatttgaagatgaagggtATCGTTTTTGTAACTAGTGGCAAACAG GTTCGATTCATCTTTGAGACTTTTAGACGTCTTCACCCTGGTCTTCCTCTCATGCATCTTCACGGCAAGCAAAAGCAACCTACTCGTCTCGACATTTTCCAACgattctcctcctccaaatcaGCTCTTCTCATATGTACTGACGTTGCAGCCCGTGGTCTCGACTTCCCTGCTGTTGATTGGGTTATCCAGCTTGATTGCCCTGATGATGTCGATACCTACATCCATCGAGTTGGACGGACGGCGAGGTACCAGAGTGCGGGTACAGCTTTGACCATCCTTTGCCCGAGCGAAGAGGAGGGGATGAAGGCTAGATGGGGAGAGAAAGTAATCGAAGTGAAGAGGATAAAGATCAAGGAGAGTAAAATGGGCAACTTGAAGCAGTCTATGCAGAACTTTGCGTTCAAGGAGCCCGAGATCAAGTACCTCGGTCAACGT GCTTTCATCTCTTACATGAAATCTATCCACATCCAGAAAGACAAGTCCATCTTCAAGATTGACGAACTTCCCACTGAGGCCTTTGCCGAGTCTATGGGTCTCCTTGGTGCCCCTCAAATTAAGTTGGGCAACCAGAAGGCTACCAAGGTGCGAGGACCGAGCAAGGAGGAATTGGCCAGGGAagcagagaaggaagaagaagatgatgaagaagcagatgaagaagaggaagaagggagagcGGTGGTTGGAAGTGATGAGGAaagtgaggaagatgaaagtgAAGATACAGGATCtgaaatggaagaggaagaggttgatcgtgaggaagagagtggCGAGGGAAGCGGTAGCAACGAAGAGAGTGAAAGGGAGGAAGACATTTCCAAG ACCAAAGCGCCTGCCGTCCGTACCAAGTTTGACCGCATGTTTGAACGCAAGAACCAATCTATCCTCACACCCCACTACACTGCCCTCATCACTCATGATGCTGACAACGCCGCTGGAGCTGGCAAAGCcgacgatgacgatgacgTCTTCACCCTTGCCCGTCGCGACCACAACCTGtctgatgatgaggaggctGATATCGATGCCACTATCGGCGCTGAGGCTCTTGCTGCCGAATTGAAGAAACCACTGATCACATCTGAAGACTTATCCAAGCGAAAAATCAAGGCAGCCGCGTCTAAAAAGGGTTTGCTGAAGAACAGGCCAGGTCCCGAAAAGGTGCTATTCGATGAAGAAACTGGTGAGGCTCGAGAGTTCTACAAGAGCGGCGTGGATgtggagaaagagatgagcGCAGCGGATAAAAGAAGGGAGTACttggagaaagagagagagattATGAAGATCCAGGACAAGATTGACAAGGAAGTCGCtagggaaaagaagaaagagttaaagaggaagagaaaggagagggagagagag CTGCGACAGATGGAGATGGGTGATGAGCCCGTCGCTTACCTtggtggagatgatgaCTACGACTCTGCTGATGAGGGTCGATCACTTTCACCTTCTCCTGCACCCTCTTCAGAACCCGAACGACATACCAAGAAGCAACGACGAGGAAAAGTCCAGGAGTACGAGgatggtgatttggaggatgaggaagctCTCGCTCTTAGATTATTGCAAGGATCATAA
- a CDS encoding diphthamide biosynthesis protein 1, whose protein sequence is MPAPVDDLTTTLEPTEGIEKPAKPAVKSRKRFVGSSKAATSRPVVRRVANQVPDDILHDKELNAAIAALPGNYNFEIHKTIYHIRRDNVQSVALQMPEGLMMYGCAIADIIERFTGALPMMLADVTYGACCIDDYTAKEMGAEMIVHYGHSCLIPVSQTTLKTLYVFVEIGIDTPHLSLSVRRNFPSSRSAFQRLILGAGEAAPGGKVPITLESTDESAQSNPDLSENDLPTRLALVSTIQFVAATQALRADLETAMPPLEKEEVEQEEEGMVAKVRRGDIGVWRGKYEVTVPQAKPLSPGEVLGCTAPKLNDVDALIYVGDGRFHLESIMIANPTVPAFRYDPYSKKFTREVYDHTEMRGLRGDAVKAARKNLDDQGSGSWAVLLGTLGRQGSLAVLKSIQNSLPADSIPPLLLLLSELSPAKLALLPNSQISTFIQTSCPRLSIDWGYAFSRPLLSPYEASVAVGRVKGWGGLSLENGKEGGKLEGEGDYPMDFYADNSLGDWTPRHNPPRLRPARVRPQA, encoded by the exons ATGCCTGCCCCAGTAGACGATCTTACAACAACACTGGAGCCGACTGAAGGTATCGAAAAGCCTGCAAAGCCCGCTGTCAAGTCACGCAAGCGTTTCGTCGGTAGCTCCAAAGCTGCGACATCTAGACCGGTGGTCAGGCGAGTTGCTAATCAAGTGCCGGATGATATATTGCATGACAAGGAATTGAACGCTGCCATTGCTG CTTTGCCTGGAAACTATAACTTCGAGATTCATAAGACTATCTACCATATCCGAAGAGACAATGTACAGAGCGTAGCACTGCAAATGCCTGAGGGTTTGATGATGTATGGGTGTGCTATCGCAGATATAATTGAAAG ATTTACTGGTGCATTGCCAATGATGCTGGCTGATGTGACCTATGGAGCATGTT GTATTGACGATTATACGGCAAAGGAAATGGGTGCAGAAATGATTGTTCACTACGGCCATTCATGTCTCA TCCCTGTATCCCAGACGACTCTCAAGACTCTCTATGTCTTTGTTGAAATTGGCATTGACACCCCTCATCTCTCCCTTTCTGTTCGACGCAacttcccttcctctcgATCTGCATTCCAGCGCCTCATTTTAGGAGCTGGCGAAGCTGCACCCGGTGGCAAAGTTCCCATCACGCTTGAATCCACCGATGAATCGGCCCAGTCGAATCCGGATCTTTCAGAGAACGATCTCCCCACCCGCCTTGCTCTAGTTTCTACCATTCAATTTGTAGCCGCCACTCAGGCTCTTCGTGCTGATTTGGAGACGGCCATGCCCcctttggagaaagaggaagttgagcaggaagaagaagggatggtTGCTAAAGTAAGGAGAGGTGATATTGGAGTGTGGAGGGGTAAGTATGAGGTGACCGTGCCTCAGGCGAAGCCATTGAGTCCTGGAGAGGTTTTGGGATGTACAGCGCCGAAGTTAAATGATGTCGATGCGCTGAT ATACGTCGGTGACGGTCGATTCCATCTCGAATCAATAATGATCGCCAACCCCACCGTCCCCGCTTTCCGGTACGATCCGTATTCCAAGAAATTCACTCGAGAAGTCTACGACCACACGGAAATGCGCGGTTTGCGAGGggatgctgtcaaggctGCTAGGAAGAACCTTGATGACCAAGGTTCAGGTAGTTGGGCCGTCTTACTCGGTACTCTGGGCCGACAAGGTAGTCTTGCCGTCTTGAAATCCATCCAAAACTCTCTTCCTGCCGATTCCATACCGCCacttctcctccttctctccgaATTGTCTCCCGCCAAGCTCGCCCTCTTACCGAATTCTCAAATATCGACATTTATTCAAACATCATGCCCGCGTCTATCCATCGATTGGGGATATGCTTTCTCTCGACCGTTACTAAGTCCGTACGAGGCAAGCGTCGCCGTTGGGCGGGTCAAAGGCTGGGGTGGATTAAGTTTGgaaaatggaaaggaaggaggtaagctggaaggcgaaggagaTTATCCGATGGATTTCTATGCGGATAATTCCTTGGGTGATTGGACGCCGAGACATAATCCACCAAGACTAAGGCCTGCCAGGGTCAGGCCACAAGCTTAG